Sequence from the Deinococcus malanensis genome:
TGCTGACCAGCGGAGCAGAGGAAAACCTGCTGAAGCTCGCGGAACTGCGGGGCAATCTTACGCCCGAGCAGGCCGCGCGGTGGCAGCAGATCAAAACAGATTTCCGCCGTAACAAGGCGATGGGCGCAGGTGATGCGGATGTGGGCGGCCGGGTGGTGGCCCAGCTGGCCGATATCGCCAGCGGCCTGCAATCACTGGGGGCCGTGCGCGAGACGCCCGTTCCTGGGGGTAGCTCCGAGCAGTTCTCCGAAGCCCTCAAGGCTGGTCTGGGTCCGATGCTGGCGGACATTGCCTCCAGCCTGGAGGCTCTGGGCACCGCGCAGCCGAAGCCGGATGCACAATTTCAGAACGTTCTTCCGGAAGCGCTCAGGGCAACCATTGCGCCTCTTCTGGTCAGTATCGCGGCGTCTGGTCAACGCCAGGAACAGCTCAATCAGGCGCTGCTGGCACTGGCTGAGGCTCTGCACAAAAGCCGGGCGGATGACAGAGGAACCAAATTCCCTCCGGGACGGCACGCCAAGCCGCAGGACGTGACTCTGTAAACTGCCTCAGCCACCGCGCTTCGTTCGAGATGGGGCCTGGGCGTTGCAAATTGACTGGAGTTGGCGGGAAGATACTGTCCAGCCAACTCCAGTCATGGTTCACCTGTCCAGAAAGTTGCGCTTCCGTCTGGAGGCGCCCTTTTCCGCCCTTGCCCGTCAGCTGCTGCAGCCGCCTCCACCACAGGAACTGCTGCCTGAGTCGCCGCAACTGCCTGAATCGAAAGGTCCGCACGAGGAGTCACCATGGCCGGCAAAAGACAGACTGGTGTGGCCCTGGTACCGTCCATACCCGCGACGGTCGCGGCGGGTCAGGCTGCGCACCACCAGCAGGAGCAGGAGTGTGCCCATCAGTAGCGCCAGCGGCGTCCAGTGGAGGAGCAGCGCTGCTACCCCGATCACGACGAGCGTTGAGCCAAGGACGTTGCCGCTCTGCCACTGAGAGCGCGCTGCCAGAGCTGGTTCTGATGGCGGTGTAGCTTGGATAAATACAGGTTGGTTGCGCAGCCGCGGGTCCGGCCAGTACAGAGCGGGCGGCGGACCGAAGGTTGCCCGGTAGGCGTCCAGCGTGCCGATGTACTGTGCGGCGAAGTGGGCATCATCGTCTGCATCAGCGCCCCCGGGATCGTGATGCACCGGTCTGCCCAGGGCCGGCGTCAGGCGCTCCCAGTAGTCGCGCGTAAAGGTCAGGTGCAGGTGCCAGACCTTGTCCACGACCTGCGACGGCGTAACGGGCGTCTGGGAAGTCACCGCCAGATGCAGGAACCGGCGGTACTCTTCCAGCGCGCCACTGGTAAAGGGTTGTGACCAGCCGTAGTCCCGGCCCAGGCGGGCGGCCAGTACCTCTGGAAAGGCATAGGACAGTGCCGGGCAGGGCGGGGCCAGGGGACTGACGGTGGCCTGAACATCCGGGTAGGTGCGGGACGGTGTCATCTGATCCTCCGAAACGAAAAAAGAGGTCGTGGACGGTGTTGGTGCGTGGTTTCAGGGTGATAGGGAACTGTCAGCCTGCCGTCAGCTGGTGATGGGGGCACCCCCGGCTTGTACTCATCCTGCGGGGAAGGCAGCTGATGCCCTGACGGGTCCCTCAGAGAAGTCAGGAGACGGTCTGGCGCAGCTCGCCATAGGCCTCGCTGACGGCCTGAACAAACCGCTCCGCGTAGCCCGGGGTTCCTATATCAATCAGAGCGGCGACGTCGGTCGCATTGA
This genomic interval carries:
- a CDS encoding glycine-rich domain-containing protein yields the protein MTPSRTYPDVQATVSPLAPPCPALSYAFPEVLAARLGRDYGWSQPFTSGALEEYRRFLHLAVTSQTPVTPSQVVDKVWHLHLTFTRDYWERLTPALGRPVHHDPGGADADDDAHFAAQYIGTLDAYRATFGPPPALYWPDPRLRNQPVFIQATPPSEPALAARSQWQSGNVLGSTLVVIGVAALLLHWTPLALLMGTLLLLLVVRSLTRRDRRGYGRYQGHTSLSFAGHGDSSCGPFDSGSCGDSGSSSCGGGGCSS